DNA from Streptococcus parasuis:
AACCCGGTCAGCTGAGCTTGTTTGGGGAGGAAAGCCTCCCTGAAGAAGAAGCTGACTTACCCAGTTGAAACAGAAACAATTACCTATAAACGTAAGAAAGCTAAGGGAGTTCGTCAGGCTATTTTTAGTCAGTTCACTCCAGAGATTATTCATCATGAATTGCAGGGCGAAGACTGCACTTGTCCAGACTGTCATGGACAGTTGAAAGAGATTGGTTCTACTGTTCAACGGCAAGAGTTGGTCTTCATTCCCGCACAATTAAAGCGGATTGACCATGTTCAACACGCATACAAGTGTCAGGCTTGTAGTCAGAAGAATCTGAGCGATAAGATTATCAAGGCTCCAGTTCCTAAGGCACCTTTGGCACACAGCTTGGGTTCAGCTTCTATCATCGCCCATACTATTCATCAGAAGTTCAATCTTAAGGTGCCCAATTACCGCCAGGAAGAGGACTGGCATAAGCTTGGTCTGCCAATCAGTCGGAAGGAAATAGCCAACTGGCACATCAAGTCTAGTCAGTATTATTTCGAACCGATTTATGACCTGTTGCACGAGAAATTGTTGGAGCAGCCTATTCTCCATGCGGATGAGACCTCCTACAAGGTCTTAGAAAATGATAGCCAGTTAACCTTCTACTGGACCTTCTTGTCTGGGAAACATGAGAAAAAGGGCATCACCCTCTATCATCATGACAAACGACGGAGCAGCTTAGTTGTGGAGAAATTTCTTGGAAATTATGCGGGCTACGTTCATTGTGACATGTGGAGTGCTTATCGTCAGTTAGACAAGGCACAGCTGGTTGGCTGTTGGGCTCATGTTAGACGAAAGTTCTTTGAAGCGACTCCTAAGAAGACAAACAAGACTTCTTTAGGAGCCAAGGGTTTAGCCTACTGCGACCGCCTGTTTGCCTTAGAGAATGACTGGGCAGACTTGTCTACTGAGGAACGGCTACATAAACGTCAGACAGAGTTGGCTCCTTTGATGGACGAATTCTTTGACTGGTGTCGCAATCAGGCCGTTTTGCCAGGCTCCAAATTGGGCACTGCAATAGAATATAGCCTCAACTACGAAACCACTTTCCGAACCGTTCTCTCGGACGGTGACTTAGTCCTGTCTAACAATATGGCTGAGAGAGCAATGAAGACCTTAGTGATGGGCAGAAAAAATTGGCTTTTTTCTCAGAGCTTTGAGGGAGCCAAGTCGACAGCTGTCATTCTGAGTCTTTTGGAAACTGCTAAACGACACGGCCTTGATGCAGAAAAATATATGAACTATCTTCTAGAACACTTACCTAACGAGGAGACGCTCGCAAAAAAAGAGGTGCTAGAGGCTTATTTGCCATGGAAGGAAAAAATTAAAAGAGCTTGTAAATAGAAAAAAAGCTCCAGGGTCAACATGACTTTGGAGCTTTTTTCAATATACTTTGTTATTAGGCGCTTACGAATATCTATTAGAATGATTAATATGGAATAAATTTAGTG
Protein-coding regions in this window:
- a CDS encoding IS66-like element short variant transposase: MGRKASLKKKLTYPVETETITYKRKKAKGVRQAIFSQFTPEIIHHELQGEDCTCPDCHGQLKEIGSTVQRQELVFIPAQLKRIDHVQHAYKCQACSQKNLSDKIIKAPVPKAPLAHSLGSASIIAHTIHQKFNLKVPNYRQEEDWHKLGLPISRKEIANWHIKSSQYYFEPIYDLLHEKLLEQPILHADETSYKVLENDSQLTFYWTFLSGKHEKKGITLYHHDKRRSSLVVEKFLGNYAGYVHCDMWSAYRQLDKAQLVGCWAHVRRKFFEATPKKTNKTSLGAKGLAYCDRLFALENDWADLSTEERLHKRQTELAPLMDEFFDWCRNQAVLPGSKLGTAIEYSLNYETTFRTVLSDGDLVLSNNMAERAMKTLVMGRKNWLFSQSFEGAKSTAVILSLLETAKRHGLDAEKYMNYLLEHLPNEETLAKKEVLEAYLPWKEKIKRACK